One genomic window of Paramormyrops kingsleyae isolate MSU_618 chromosome 20, PKINGS_0.4, whole genome shotgun sequence includes the following:
- the LOC140581261 gene encoding uncharacterized protein isoform X3 has product MKGPVPMQEDYSDIRAYFSEAEWVRLLRCEKVHYRNMKRNHQAMLDMGLNPITPVFMRRNRSSRVMAECPAVDKRSDSEKWILHLLRRSPGIKTPSCSETSCHTNQKPSQQGVEEGNKEEGEFLVSEVEGTVNESPQKMKDAAVQDVTEEELTGSLSLHTDGRSKECVKPPNPARRVDESSKTFACSQDPFSYTADIDLHRHIKISHPKEYVRQLRTGSVYTTQDSPTSAGPCAAQPSTDTIRTLEEASTDTLTAQQGSQGEMTFNINSDCKIHRQPHTEKSSHQCSQCGKSFSQLGNLKTHQRIHTGERPYQCSQCGKSFSELGNLKTHQRIHTGERPYQCSQCGKSFSELGTLKKHQRIHTGERPYQCSQCGKSFKHLESLKIHQRIHTGERPYQCSQCGKSFKRLESLKTHQRIHTGERPYQCSQCGKSFKRLESLKTHQRIHTGKRPYQCSQCGKSFNELGTLKTHKRIHTGERPYQCSQCGKSFSELGNLKTHKRIHTGERPYQCSQCGKSFIQSGNLKIHQRIHTGERPYQCSQCGKSFSELGTLKKHQRIHTGERPYQCSQCGKSFSQLGHLESHQRIHTGERPYQCSQCGKSYSRIGTLKKHQRIHTGERPYQCSQ; this is encoded by the exons ATGAAAGGCCCTGTCCCCATGCAGGAGGATTACTCAGATATCCGGGCCTATTTCTCAGAGGCTGAATGGGTTCGGCTGCTGAGATGCGAGAAGGTGCACTACAGGAACATGAAGAGGAACCACCAGGCCATGTTGGATATGG GGTTGAATCCCATCACCCCAGTGTTCATGAGAAGAAACCGATCCAGCAGGGTGATGGCGGAATGTCCGGCCGTTGACAAACGCAGCGATTCAGAGAAGTGGATTCTTCACCTTCTGAGGAGGAGCCCGGGCATCAAG ACTCCTTCCTGCAGTGAAACCAGCTGCCACACAAACCAGAAACCTTCCCAGCAGGGAGTCGAAGAGGGTAACAAAGAGGAGGGGGAATTCCTGGTATCTGAGGTTGAAGGGACTGTGAACGAGAGCCCCCAAAAG ATGAAGGACGCAGCGGTTCAGGATGTGACTGAGGAGGAGCTGACTGGTTCTCTTTCGTTACACACTGATGGGAGGAGCAAAGAGTGTGTGAAACCTCCAAACCCAG CAAGGAGAGTGGATGAATCCTCCAAAACTTTTGCTTGCTCTCAGGATCCATTCTCATACACTGCAGACATTGACCTGCACAGACATATCAAAATATCTCACCCCAAGGAGTATGTCAGACAGCTGAGGACTGGATCTGTCTACACAACCCAGGATTCGCCAACTTCTGCTGGTCCCTGTGCTGCTCAGCCCAGTACAGACACAATCAGGACCCTGGAAgaagccagtacagacacactgacagcacAACAGGGTTCCCAGGGTGAGATGACTTTCAATATAAACAGTGACTGTAAAATACACAGGCAGCCTCACACAGAGAAGTCGTCccaccagtgctcccagtgtgggaagagcttcagtcagttaggaaacctaaagacacaccagcggattcacacaggagagaggccctaccagtgctcccagtgtgggaagagctttagtgagttaggaaacctaaagacacaccagcggattcacacaggagagaggccctaccagtgctcccagtgtgggaagagctttagtgagttaggaaccctaaagaaacaccagcggattcacacaggagagaggccctaccagtgctcccagtgtggaaagAGCTTCAAACATTTAGAAAGCCTAAAGatacaccagcggattcacacaggagagaggccctaccagtgctcccagtgtggaaagAGCTTCAAACGTTTAGAAAGCCTAAAgacacaccagcggattcacacaggagagaggccctaccagtgctcccagtgtggaaagAGCTTCAAACGTTTAGAAAGCCTAAAgacacaccagcggattcacacagggaagaggccctaccagtgctcccaatgtgggaagagctttaatgagttaggaaccctaaagacgcacaagcggattcacacaggagagaggccctaccagtgctcccaatgtgggaagagctttagtgagttaggaaacctaaagacgcacaagcggattcacacaggagagaggccctaccagtgctctcagtgtgggaagagctttattcAGTCAGGAAACCTAAAGatccaccagcggattcacacaggagagaggccctaccagtgctcccagtgtgggaagagctttagtgagttaggaaccctaaagaaacaccagcggattcacacaggagagaggccctaccagtgctcccagtgtgggaagagcttcagtcaatTAGGACACCTAGAGAgtcaccagcggattcacacaggagagaggccctaccagtgctcccagtgtgggaagagctacAGTCGAATAGGAACCCTAAAG aagcaccagcggattcacacaggagagaggccctaccagtgctcccagtga
- the LOC140581261 gene encoding uncharacterized protein isoform X1: MKGPVPMQEDYSDIRAYFSEAEWVRLLRCEKVHYRNMKRNHQAMLDMGLNPITPVFMRRNRSSRVMAECPAVDKRSDSEKWILHLLRRSPGIKTPSCSETSCHTNQKPSQQGVEEGNKEEGEFLVSEVEGTVNESPQKMKDAAVQDVTEEELTGSLSLHTDGRSKECVKPPNPARRVDESSKTFACSQDPFSYTADIDLHRHIKISHPKEYVRQLRTGSVYTTQDSPTSAGPCAAQPSTDTIRTLEEASTDTLTAQQGSQGEMTFNINSDCKIHRQPHTEKSSHQCSQCGKSFSQLGNLKTHQRIHTGERPYQCSQCGKSFSELGNLKTHQRIHTGERPYQCSQCGKSFSELGTLKKHQRIHTGERPYQCSQCGKSFKHLESLKIHQRIHTGERPYQCSQCGKSFKRLESLKTHQRIHTGERPYQCSQCGKSFKRLESLKTHQRIHTGKRPYQCSQCGKSFNELGTLKTHKRIHTGERPYQCSQCGKSFSELGNLKTHKRIHTGERPYQCSQCGKSFIQSGNLKIHQRIHTGERPYQCSQCGKSFSELGTLKKHQRIHTGERPYQCSQCGKSFSQLGHLESHQRIHTGERPYQCSQCGKSYSRIGTLKVHQQIHTGERPYQCSQCGKSFSKSGTLKKHQRIHTGERPYQCSQ, translated from the exons ATGAAAGGCCCTGTCCCCATGCAGGAGGATTACTCAGATATCCGGGCCTATTTCTCAGAGGCTGAATGGGTTCGGCTGCTGAGATGCGAGAAGGTGCACTACAGGAACATGAAGAGGAACCACCAGGCCATGTTGGATATGG GGTTGAATCCCATCACCCCAGTGTTCATGAGAAGAAACCGATCCAGCAGGGTGATGGCGGAATGTCCGGCCGTTGACAAACGCAGCGATTCAGAGAAGTGGATTCTTCACCTTCTGAGGAGGAGCCCGGGCATCAAG ACTCCTTCCTGCAGTGAAACCAGCTGCCACACAAACCAGAAACCTTCCCAGCAGGGAGTCGAAGAGGGTAACAAAGAGGAGGGGGAATTCCTGGTATCTGAGGTTGAAGGGACTGTGAACGAGAGCCCCCAAAAG ATGAAGGACGCAGCGGTTCAGGATGTGACTGAGGAGGAGCTGACTGGTTCTCTTTCGTTACACACTGATGGGAGGAGCAAAGAGTGTGTGAAACCTCCAAACCCAG CAAGGAGAGTGGATGAATCCTCCAAAACTTTTGCTTGCTCTCAGGATCCATTCTCATACACTGCAGACATTGACCTGCACAGACATATCAAAATATCTCACCCCAAGGAGTATGTCAGACAGCTGAGGACTGGATCTGTCTACACAACCCAGGATTCGCCAACTTCTGCTGGTCCCTGTGCTGCTCAGCCCAGTACAGACACAATCAGGACCCTGGAAgaagccagtacagacacactgacagcacAACAGGGTTCCCAGGGTGAGATGACTTTCAATATAAACAGTGACTGTAAAATACACAGGCAGCCTCACACAGAGAAGTCGTCccaccagtgctcccagtgtgggaagagcttcagtcagttaggaaacctaaagacacaccagcggattcacacaggagagaggccctaccagtgctcccagtgtgggaagagctttagtgagttaggaaacctaaagacacaccagcggattcacacaggagagaggccctaccagtgctcccagtgtgggaagagctttagtgagttaggaaccctaaagaaacaccagcggattcacacaggagagaggccctaccagtgctcccagtgtggaaagAGCTTCAAACATTTAGAAAGCCTAAAGatacaccagcggattcacacaggagagaggccctaccagtgctcccagtgtggaaagAGCTTCAAACGTTTAGAAAGCCTAAAgacacaccagcggattcacacaggagagaggccctaccagtgctcccagtgtggaaagAGCTTCAAACGTTTAGAAAGCCTAAAgacacaccagcggattcacacagggaagaggccctaccagtgctcccaatgtgggaagagctttaatgagttaggaaccctaaagacgcacaagcggattcacacaggagagaggccctaccagtgctcccaatgtgggaagagctttagtgagttaggaaacctaaagacgcacaagcggattcacacaggagagaggccctaccagtgctctcagtgtgggaagagctttattcAGTCAGGAAACCTAAAGatccaccagcggattcacacaggagagaggccctaccagtgctcccagtgtgggaagagctttagtgagttaggaaccctaaagaaacaccagcggattcacacaggagagaggccctaccagtgctcccagtgtgggaagagcttcagtcaatTAGGACACCTAGAGAgtcaccagcggattcacacaggagagaggccctaccagtgctcccagtgtgggaagagctacAGTCGAATAGGAACCCTAAAGGTCCaccagcagattcacacaggagagaggccctaccagtgctcccagtgtgggaagagctttagtaagtcaggaaccctaaagaagcaccagcggattcacacaggagagaggccctaccagtgctcccagtga
- the LOC140581261 gene encoding uncharacterized protein isoform X2 → MSLSDEEDYSDIRAYFSEAEWVRLLRCEKVHYRNMKRNHQAMLDMGLNPITPVFMRRNRSSRVMAECPAVDKRSDSEKWILHLLRRSPGIKTPSCSETSCHTNQKPSQQGVEEGNKEEGEFLVSEVEGTVNESPQKMKDAAVQDVTEEELTGSLSLHTDGRSKECVKPPNPARRVDESSKTFACSQDPFSYTADIDLHRHIKISHPKEYVRQLRTGSVYTTQDSPTSAGPCAAQPSTDTIRTLEEASTDTLTAQQGSQGEMTFNINSDCKIHRQPHTEKSSHQCSQCGKSFSQLGNLKTHQRIHTGERPYQCSQCGKSFSELGNLKTHQRIHTGERPYQCSQCGKSFSELGTLKKHQRIHTGERPYQCSQCGKSFKHLESLKIHQRIHTGERPYQCSQCGKSFKRLESLKTHQRIHTGERPYQCSQCGKSFKRLESLKTHQRIHTGKRPYQCSQCGKSFNELGTLKTHKRIHTGERPYQCSQCGKSFSELGNLKTHKRIHTGERPYQCSQCGKSFIQSGNLKIHQRIHTGERPYQCSQCGKSFSELGTLKKHQRIHTGERPYQCSQCGKSFSQLGHLESHQRIHTGERPYQCSQCGKSYSRIGTLKVHQQIHTGERPYQCSQCGKSFSKSGTLKKHQRIHTGERPYQCSQ, encoded by the exons ATGAGTTTGTCAGATGAG GAGGATTACTCAGATATCCGGGCCTATTTCTCAGAGGCTGAATGGGTTCGGCTGCTGAGATGCGAGAAGGTGCACTACAGGAACATGAAGAGGAACCACCAGGCCATGTTGGATATGG GGTTGAATCCCATCACCCCAGTGTTCATGAGAAGAAACCGATCCAGCAGGGTGATGGCGGAATGTCCGGCCGTTGACAAACGCAGCGATTCAGAGAAGTGGATTCTTCACCTTCTGAGGAGGAGCCCGGGCATCAAG ACTCCTTCCTGCAGTGAAACCAGCTGCCACACAAACCAGAAACCTTCCCAGCAGGGAGTCGAAGAGGGTAACAAAGAGGAGGGGGAATTCCTGGTATCTGAGGTTGAAGGGACTGTGAACGAGAGCCCCCAAAAG ATGAAGGACGCAGCGGTTCAGGATGTGACTGAGGAGGAGCTGACTGGTTCTCTTTCGTTACACACTGATGGGAGGAGCAAAGAGTGTGTGAAACCTCCAAACCCAG CAAGGAGAGTGGATGAATCCTCCAAAACTTTTGCTTGCTCTCAGGATCCATTCTCATACACTGCAGACATTGACCTGCACAGACATATCAAAATATCTCACCCCAAGGAGTATGTCAGACAGCTGAGGACTGGATCTGTCTACACAACCCAGGATTCGCCAACTTCTGCTGGTCCCTGTGCTGCTCAGCCCAGTACAGACACAATCAGGACCCTGGAAgaagccagtacagacacactgacagcacAACAGGGTTCCCAGGGTGAGATGACTTTCAATATAAACAGTGACTGTAAAATACACAGGCAGCCTCACACAGAGAAGTCGTCccaccagtgctcccagtgtgggaagagcttcagtcagttaggaaacctaaagacacaccagcggattcacacaggagagaggccctaccagtgctcccagtgtgggaagagctttagtgagttaggaaacctaaagacacaccagcggattcacacaggagagaggccctaccagtgctcccagtgtgggaagagctttagtgagttaggaaccctaaagaaacaccagcggattcacacaggagagaggccctaccagtgctcccagtgtggaaagAGCTTCAAACATTTAGAAAGCCTAAAGatacaccagcggattcacacaggagagaggccctaccagtgctcccagtgtggaaagAGCTTCAAACGTTTAGAAAGCCTAAAgacacaccagcggattcacacaggagagaggccctaccagtgctcccagtgtggaaagAGCTTCAAACGTTTAGAAAGCCTAAAgacacaccagcggattcacacagggaagaggccctaccagtgctcccaatgtgggaagagctttaatgagttaggaaccctaaagacgcacaagcggattcacacaggagagaggccctaccagtgctcccaatgtgggaagagctttagtgagttaggaaacctaaagacgcacaagcggattcacacaggagagaggccctaccagtgctctcagtgtgggaagagctttattcAGTCAGGAAACCTAAAGatccaccagcggattcacacaggagagaggccctaccagtgctcccagtgtgggaagagctttagtgagttaggaaccctaaagaaacaccagcggattcacacaggagagaggccctaccagtgctcccagtgtgggaagagcttcagtcaatTAGGACACCTAGAGAgtcaccagcggattcacacaggagagaggccctaccagtgctcccagtgtgggaagagctacAGTCGAATAGGAACCCTAAAGGTCCaccagcagattcacacaggagagaggccctaccagtgctcccagtgtgggaagagctttagtaagtcaggaaccctaaagaagcaccagcggattcacacaggagagaggccctaccagtgctcccagtga